CTTCACCAGCGCCTCGTACACCACGCCGTAACCACCGCGACCCACCTCCTGAACCAGCTCGTACTTCGGCTGACTGCTCACCATTCTCACACCACTAATTACTGGAGGGGGGAGAAGGAAAACGGAACAGTTAGAAATGTTTGTTGTGTTCACATTTTGATCCTTTACCAATTactttgtaaagcacaggaaCCAGGGCTTTCTCTGGGATCCACGTCAGTGAAGAAGAGTATACTTAATCGACTAACTGCCCCAGAAAAGACGAACAGAaatgttactgcccgatctccAATCACctatgacatacaggcagccattttcaaagaggcatcattagcttcctgaggaattcaaagagacgcttttacaatttcagagtttcaaacaaacagtaccagcatggacagatcggaaatgctgatcagaatGCTGTATTTTAAGACATGCCAAAGAATACAACAGTTCacataaaagaagaaaaacaggtgtgagtaatcacgactggaaataaAAAGTAACGCATAAGCGTACTGCTCTGTGCGACATCAGACGGCCACAAACTGTCTCCATACATCGTTTTCTTATATGTGTAATTGactttgtatctttgtaaatgcacacAGATCAGTGTTTAATTCAGGtaacatgattattatttttttatgctcaTTTGCTGTTTTGACCCTAATGATGGATTccgtttttatgtttttatttataaccaGTGAATCTAAGGTTCTGAATGTAGTTGGTGAAAAACAGCACTAAACAGTTAAGACTAAATCATACATACTTGAGTAATGACATACTGAAGAGTTTACTAAAAGTATTATTGTTCACTTAGTTTTAACTTCAAAACAACATCTGTATGTCATTAAAAGTGAATTCAATATTTAACAAGCACCAGTTGGTCTACATTTAGTAAGCTAAATAACTGAGTGCATGAAACCCAGTACTTCTAAGCTCCACGGTATGACAACTGAAGGATAATAAATAACACAAGAAATAAGTTAGTATAAAGAAACTGTTCTATCCCCCATGCATAAGAACAGTACTTTCAAAACAACGCTCACGCTAAGTTcttgtataaaaatacaataaatacaaataaaacaaggtACGGGGTTCCTATGACAAAACCTTGCATAGTCTATTTGAAAGAGTACAACAAACAAATGAAGAAGTATACAGTAAAACGCACAACAAGTTCTCACAACTAGTTGAAATGTTTAGAAGTGATCTGGTAGGTGTGAAGGTACAGCATGTGGTCAGTCACCTAGCCTGTAGTAATGAGATGGTGGCACATTTAAGTCATGTGACTTGTTTATCATTTTTTGAATATCAACTGGAGTCCATCACACAAGTACATTGGAACAAATGTACTCTTCTAGGAACAAGCATTCACTGTAACCGTGcactgaaatttaaaaacatacaatataaaacatggtACCCAAGTCCAAGCCAATATCTGCATCCCTGCATTTTAAATGTCAAGCCTGTGAACCAACAATATGCAGGCAGTTTAATCAATAACCAATTTCTCCTCAGTATTGCCAGTAGACAGAACATACTCCTTTTTTTACTCCTGACAGTGTTTCTGGTCGAATGAGGAAAATGTTGAATAAACCACCAACAGTTTAGTTTGGATTTTGTGTCATTATTCTTTCACAGGACTCCCTTGTATTAAAGAGAAGTACAGTACTAGCCCAGCCAGTAGTGTAAACATGCGATGCAGGCCTCAGTTTTGAAATACACAGTacgtttgtctgaaataaacattGACTAACCTAGACATGGAAGCAGCGCTAGACCAACAAAAATCAGGCTTATACAAGTCTATACAAAACGATCCTGTGCAGGTCCCTTAAAGCAAATCTACGAattgcatgtatttattcattcgtTCACATTACAAACAAAACTATACAGGTATAATCTAAGAATTACCTACACAATATTATTTAACTGCTATACTATAGCCAGGCGATTCCCTAACgtttaatacttttattacaaaaacaaaacaaaacccaatgGCTTGCATAGTTTTGATTAATAACATGACTTTAACAAATCATGCACCCACTAAATATTAAATTACAACAAAGAGAAACAGACCACGTTTCACAATACACTACAAAACAATAGCCAGCACTGTCCGGCTGTATACAGTTTACAACTTAAAAGCCGATGGATCTGGTCATGCAGGGGGTGGAGCGATCTAGCAACGCAACGAAGTGTACAGTAGTCTTAATTAACAACCACGTTCAATGAATTAGGTCGGTACATTATGGAATAAAGAAATGAATAAGCAATGCACTTTTGATCTGCTAACACAGGATTAGGCCAGCCTCTGAACCAGTGACAGCAATTGTCATTGGTGAATCGTAACAtcgaaacacacatacacaaggaCGCCAGGCGTGTTACCGACAGTGAAATATCAAATGTAACAACAGCCATGTGGCTGAAAGCAACGGGAACATTGCAGATTCCAGCAGCACCGGGTACCTGTTACTACTATATTTTCCATATATTAATGTACCATTCATCTTAGTCCTGTCGACAGCCAAAAAGAGAAAGCGGGGTGAACTGTACAGCGTTAGCATGACAACCGCACACACGCTACACAACGCGTCTCAACCAGAGAAAGAAACACTCGTCCGTGTATAAAAAGCCTTTCCCGTGCGTCTCTGGGATACGCTACCTGTGCAATGTCTCTTACTGCGGATTTCTCGTCAGTTTTTTCTCCCTCgcttttgtttttctggcagCCATTATAGAGCCCCTCGCGCTCGCTCTCGCGCTGTTTCACTCTGTGTGTGCGAAGAGCTCGCGGGCCCTTCTCCGGCGCGCGCACGGCGCTCGGGATCACCGCGGGAACGCAGAGAGATTCCAGAAAGGCGGCGAAACAGAGGAGACGAGGCGACACGAACCGAAGGAACCGCCGCTCCCCCCTGCCCAGGTAATGTAGACCCGTAATACTCGGATATACAGTCCGGCTGCAGGCTCTGCGTCTCGTCCCTGTCGAGGAGGagccacacacccacactgacagAAAAAccgaaaacattttcaaattctgTTCACACGCTGGGAATGGCTCACCGAGAAAAACGTAGGGGGAGGCAACGGCCACAAccagaaaaagtaaataaataaacggcTGCTGGTTATCTTATTACCACTGTGTGTTCTTCAAGTAAGAACCGTTTTCATAACCCTAGCCACACGCTGATCAGGTATAACAATGTAACggtaccatttttttatttttatattgtgcgACTGGTTTGAAGCTTTGCCTTGTTTTAGTTCGCTCCAAGTGCCTCAGGACGCACAGATATTTTCTTCTGTGGGGGAGTAGagtaaatgtgtataactattaAAACAGTAAGCTTTGTCTTGCATaacgaataattaaaaaattattgtTTGGAGTAcgtacaaataaatcaaataataaaaacatgaagtaTTATATATTGTAAGCAGTTGTTATGGACTATTTATAACACTGTGACCCAACCATTGTATCCAGGAGTACTCTTAAAGGCATAGTTccaataatactgtactgtatagaaaTGGTGGAAGAGAATTTTTTGGTCAGAATGTATTCAGTTTTAACTATGAAAAGATCACATTTTCAGTACACTGTGATATACAGTgcctgaaaaagtatttgccccctgtctgattttctgcatttttgcatatttttgacactgaatgttatcagatcttcatcCAAAATCTATTATTAgataaagggaccctgagtgaacaaataacacaatgttgatactgatttaatttttttagtaaAGAAATGCCAATGCCCCCCgagtgaaaaagtaatcacccccttagactcaataacctttagcagcaataactgcaaccaaacacttcctgtagttattgatcagtctctcacagtgccgtgtgttttggatcattgtcctgctgcatgacccagctgctcttcagctcatggacgggtgggcctgacattctcctgtagaattctctgacacagagcagaattcatggttccttcaatgatggcaagtcgtccaggtcctgatgcagcaaagcatcccaaaaTCATAAcacttactgtggaatgcagtgtttggtatttgccagacataatggggcccacgttggccaaacaaTTCCACTTTTGACCCCTCTGtctatagaacattgttccagaactcttgaggatcatccaggtgctttttggcaaacttgagacgagcattcgtgttcttcttagtgagcagtggtttccgccttgctactttgccatgaatcccatttttgtccagtgtctttctgatggtggagtcatgaacactgaccttaaccGAGACGAGATATGCCTGCATAAGAGCAAGTTGCTCCAAATGTCATTTGCGTTGTTTCACAATAATTCTGTGTTGTTCTGGggtctgttgctccaatattaaaTTCTTATTGTATCTGGAGAATCTCCACGTGCCAAACTGAACAGCACTCGTCATTCAAATCAAATCACGTGACAATGTGCCCTTTCAATCTGGCCGTCCCACCCGCTCCCTGTCAAGGTGCATGCAGATGTGCTGTAAACGGGCGCTTGGTATTCTCTAGACAAGTTCAAAGCTaggtaaagacagatttagagTAAAATGCTACCTCAggattggagcaacagaaccagtCAGAATGATTGTAACCACTGTAAAACAGCAACAATGATGTTAGAAGctgctttaaaatgtgttgcaatgGTCAGCCTCTGCTTGACAGCAGCCTGGAACTGCGTGGCATGGAGTGTTCAGGTTAGGATGGAGATACACTGCCTTGCAGAGCTGGGAAGCTCTCATTGCACTGGCCCAACCCTCACCTTTCATGAGCTctgacacaaaatacaaacaaaaacccaCACAGAAATAAAGAGACAGAGACCATTGTGAACACCggacaaacattttattaactcgaaaaagaaaatgttttgattttgtaaaCACTAGGAAACATCTCAGTCACAGTTGTCTTTGTAATacatgcttaaaaacaaaaaaaataaaaatttaaaaaaatcaccaccTACCCTACCTTGTTCAAGGTTGTCTAATGGGTTATTAAGAAAGAAGCTAAAAGGAAAGACACCTCTGAAGTGGGAGCTTTAGACAAACCTTTGGTTTAGAGCAGTAAACACAGCTACACTCTTCAGTCACTTTATATACAATCTTTTGGTTTTAAATTAGATATTGTACGCCAATAGAACACACAGCACttactaatgaaaaaaaacacaacagcagcacacacaaacagaaaaccacacacacacacacgtgtgcctCTGTGCAAGGCATACACATTTCTAACTTGTGCTTAATAAGTAACCCTgagcataatttaaaatgaaagttacGTGATGATTTTAGGTTACATGATGTACAACAAGCGGGGAGTGATTTTGTACAGCAGGGCATTGCTGGTTTCTTTAACTCCCTGCACTGAAATTCCAGACAATTGAAGTGAAAGAGCCGACACAGACAagacacagttttaaaaatatgttcagTATTTAACATGGAACGTCACATAATGAAATATATTTCTCTCAGAAGTATGTTGCAATAGTAAAAATCGCCCTACGAACATAATACTGCAAAACATAATCAAAATCTCAATTTGGCTCATTTAGTATACTGAAATATATTTCTTGACATTCTATGCGGGTGGTCTGTAGTTCACAATTCTACTTGTTCTCATAGATATTTTTCATTCCCAACTGCATTTCTAAAACCAGCAGCACTGTTCCCAAACAACTCATTTAGTCTATTGGAGTAAAACCCTTTTCTCGTTCAAGCTTTGGCTTTTCCTCTGTTTGTAAACAACACTGATTAGAAGAGAACGGAAGAGCACAGTTCCATTACAAGGCAGAGGCTTCTCCAGCCAGCCCTCCCAGTTTCACTGTTTAGAAACAGGAATGTATTTGAGCAGGGCACAGAACAATGCACATGCAGTCCTGATGGTGTTGGACACGGAGTGCCACTGTGTTAACTGTTGTATCAATTCAAATGCTTTTATGTACGGGGTAGGGCCAACTAAGAACAGGTTCTCTTTTACAGTCGTGACTGTCGTACAGTAAATCAGAGGGTTTGGTAAGAGACGATGAGCAGCTATTCTTAAATGGGGGTTGTCAAAGCACCAGACCTGACAACATGGAGAACGTCAACACCGATTAACATGCCGTCAGTTAGGCCATGGGCCGTCATCTTCCAAATTAAACACTGCACAAGAACTGGGCCAGTACCAGTACAACAGCAAGTAATGTAgcaaaatccttttaaaataaaaaaaggatttcaaaaaTGTCCTATATCGTGCATGTTTGGAAAACCTTATTACATTAacttgatggaaaaaaaaaaaatactaccatctaaaacaaacacacaactacAAAATAGAAGGGCAACGTTCCAGTTGTATTCACACAATGGAACCCACCAGATAGATATACCCAGTGGAGCTCGGCGCCATTGtcctttacaaattaaaatattctgaGGTAGATCTGTATAGATTGCttagaatttctttaaaaaataaacccgcCACCTCAATACAATACTAACTAGCacacagcagacacagacaggcagggaCAGATGGATGTGTTGAAACACAGTGCGAATGCCCAGGTTGGGGGTGAACTTTCATAATGATCCTCTAAAAGTACTTTTATTGTTGCACTTGATCCAATTAATTGGAAATGCAAATAAACATGTCACTCATAAAACAgagctgttttatatattttaagatgAATCAATTCACAAAGGTACTTGGAGTCTTATTGGTTTAAATCgttaaacacaggaaaacaccATGCTCTTTTAAGTAGTAGTATACAGCTCAAATACAATGCTGGGGCTGTGTGGGGAGTCTATGTTGTGCTGCAGGCCATTTCTCATTCTTTTCAACTCTGGAAAGAAAGTTGTAAAACAGGCAGTTTATGAAGATCATCTTGTTTTATGAATAGCCTTACAGCTGTGCTTTAGTTCACATCTCAATGGCGTTTATTGTGCAGATCTGTCACATCTATTTCAACGCACCATTCCCCATAGTGTCCTGCTGCTCACATCTACCTGTATTAGCcccacactacagacaacaataaCCATCATATAATACAAACCATAGAGTAATATCTGTACAGGAACACTATACAACGAGAAAGTGCAACAACACACAGGGTttgagacggggggggggggggggggggttctcaatTTTAGATGCCAAACAGATTACTGAGCCTCATGGCAAAAAACTACATGGAATAGTCGATGAGCCATTTAAACTGTAACAAAACAAGATTGTTCTTTGTGACAAAGTTTCtatcgatctctctctctctctctctatatatatatatatatatatatatatatatatatatatatatatatatatatatatatatatatatatatataatgattattTATCTCTGGATAGTGGATCCAAAATAATGTACCTAATCACAGACTGCAGGCTTAAATATAGGAAACTACAGTTGTTATTGAACCATATATATGGGTATTTACAGCTTTGcagtttaatataataataaacggATGCTTGTTGCACTTACTCTTTTAAAAACGATAATGCGCaatcagacttttttttcacatctttggataaacacagttttttttttttttttttttttttttttaaatacaaaaaaacactaacctaACAAATTTCAGAGGTTCCACTATAAATGTGTCAAAAAGAATTGGATGGGTTTAGCAAAAACAGGAGCGCTACCAATGCCCCAGACAGCTCCTGCATCCCAGAGCACGAAGGCAGGCTTATCCCTGAACCCTGCTGCTCAATAATACAAGCATGCCCAGCACCCTGTAtactttgtcattgacattgtgAGCGTGAGATCCATACTCTCAGTGATATTagaagtgtagttgctgctaataggttcAAATGGGGATGTGACTTCTAGTTGCGATTAGCGATGTGAATAGGGTAGGGCAGCTGGAGTTGAAGGATGAGTTCTGCATGTCTTGTGAGGCTGGCATTACCAACAATGCAGTGAAAGACGAATGTGCTAAACTAAATCCATTGCCACTTTGTGCTAATAAGAGGGCCTGTCTGGAATTCGATAGGTCTACGATTGCTTCACCACGCCCATCCCACCAGAACTTGCTACGGCACACAGCCCATTTTGAGATTTCCCTGAGTTTCAGTTTCCTATTTCCTGAGAAAAACATTGCAGTTATAAGGATCTTaggttttctttaaaatatacaaaaatacagaacaaatatttatattaatcatTACACGCATGATTAGTGCTAGCAACATTGCATTGGTCTTGGCACAGACTGCTGATCTGCTCACAAACTGGTGGAAGATGTATTTTGTGGGTCGGagaaatccaataaaaaaaaaaagggtgactgaaataatcataataataataatagaaagggAACGACTGCATGTTGACAGTGAGGCAGCTTTTGAAACTTTGGATTAGAAACCAGTTTCCTGAATCACGAATTGAGCGTGGTCATTGTGTCTGGACAGAGAAAAAGCAGCTGAAATGAAAGCTAATataggaataaataaataatgatttataacatttcaaaatgttctgaaaaaaataaaatcaatattaaatGTGATGAAAAGCCCTGTGCACCTCTTGAAACAGGCAGCTCTGCTTGCTAAACTGCTCAGACAAGCCAATTCATCCACGAACTGGGATAGCCCATCAAGGACAACGTGTTAGACAACTCCGAGTGATTTGCAATCTCAATGTCAATTCCTGCACACTCCTTTGCCCACAAGATGGGCAAAAGCAGTTTCCAGATCACAGCCTGCAATCCGCAAACTACAAAACATTAGAGCATTGAGTGCCATTGCGGGTTGAAGCAGTGCTGAATTTAGATGTTTCTGTAGGTTTGTTCTGTTTAATGCATCATGTGCTGCTTGGTGGCTTTTCAACAGCAGGCACGCAAAGGCAAATGCAAGCTTTAACCTGGCCCTGCTACATTGCTGAATCAAAACATTCAGATTCTCCAACATTTTTAACCGAAGGGTATGGCTATGCAACACATTCATTTGGCGCTTATACAATCAATTGAACATATGTGGCTATCGGCAAATTACCAGCCACCACCTACAGACACAGAAAGGCCTGGCTGAATCAACCATATAGATCACATATGGATTGATTTATAATGGCTTCAATGCAAGAACTCTGCATCTGTATTggtggtactgtactgtaccaaggTGTAACAGTCAAGTTGATATTTTTCTATACTGCCTCAACCAGACTGAAACTTTGCTGAAAATGCAGATGGCCAGTCATGTCCAACAGTACATCATACAGTGAACAGGGCTGTGTTCAACATACACACATTTACTGAACGTGGACCTCTTCAGTGCTTTAGCTGATGTTCCCAGCCAACAAAGGAAAAAAGTTCAAGAAAGTCTGCATAATTTAACTTTCTCCAGATTGTCCATGCTTTTAGGGACTGCTGGAATTTTACATTCAACTTAGGATGTGccaaatatatcatttttaaaatagattttaagcCTTGCTCAACACACCTTGCTTGCATATGTACGTGTTTAGTATACTAAAAGGATAATATGgtaaaaaaatggaaacaaccacaattgggtttaaaaaatatttgcagtaACACGAGGCATCAATGTTAAAAAGATCACAGGGTCTCTCGTTCACATCAAAAATGGTTCTTAAAAGATCAAATAAAGCAACTGTGAAGAAAACCTTATACTGACTGTTACACCTTAAAACAGCACCTAAAACAGCTGTTATTTTCAAACCTGAGGTAGTTCCATAAGCAGCTAAAAAGATCAATAGGTTATTGTCTCTGAAGTTGATCCTTTCTGGGTCCCGTGAGAAACTGTTTATCCTACTCCGAGCTGCCCCCTGCCCCACTGTGATGTCATCACGTTACTCTGAGCTCTCCGGCAGCAGGGGGGCTTGGCTTTGCTCTTCCTCCTCCCCCTTCACGGAGGTGGGCTTTCCCTGAGAGCTGGGCGATGATTGTTGTGCTTTGATTGGACAGTTGGCCACCATGTGGGTGATGCTCTGGCAGAAGTGGCACTTCTTGGGCTGCGGGGGGAGCTTGCACTCCTTCGCATGGTGATCCAGCCCACCGCAGTTATAGCACCTAACAGGTACAAGAACAAGCAAGAGTTAGACACACTCAGACCGCCTGCAATACCATTAGAAACTGAAGCCTTTAGCATTCCTAACAACGAGAGACACTGAGACCCCCTGCAACAAGATTAGAAATCGAAGCCTTTATCATTCCCAACAAGAGAGAGACACTCTGACCACCTGCAACACGATTAGAAACCGAAACCTTTATCATTCCTAATGAGAGACACAGACCATCTGCAACATGATTAGAAACTGAAGCCTTTAGCACTCCCAAcaagagagagacacactgcagTTGTTTCAATTATACTCCATATATGATTATGCTGTTGCTattcaagctggtagtaaaacctggaatgagtgaaacttaTGCAGTaagagtctcatttccatccctttAGTATTTATAACTCCAGCACTATTGAGTGCTTGATAGTTATGGGTGAAAGACAACTTGTCTCTATTAACCAGTGGGAAACAACTCACTGGGGGctattttaatggtctaaacAATGATGGATCTTTCACCCTTTCAGACCTCATTTCACAGCATTTGTAAGTCATAATACTAAAAAGAGGGCAGGATTAAGATCATGTGTGACTCGTTTATCAGATTAGCATTAATCGTGGACTACCTTATGAAAACATTATATTAGTCCACTATCAGTGCTAAGGTCTGTGAAATCAGTGGTaaatttttactttattaaagaaGTCCAACTACATTGTTTTCACTCATCACAAATTGCTGTGCTCctctttacacacacaaaaagaaattCCAAGGAATTGTCtacaccactagatggcagtgtgcTCCCGATGTATTCAACCACTGACTCCACTGTGTAGAACATAAATCAGTACTGTATCAATCTATTCTCTCCTGGAGCCCCCTGCAGTTGCAAAGGGAAGAAGAATGACTAGTTAGCTACAAAATAAACTATAATCCCAGCTACATCTGCAGATTTAGCTTGGATAAGGGGCAAAAAAGCAACACTAGGACGACACTTCAACTAATTTAAGCACATTTGAAAACGCAGCATTGAGATCAAGAAATCCAAACGCAGCATTCCATTCCCACACCCTGCACTGTTAAACCACATTACACTCAAATACAGCACTGACATTTTAAACTGCAATCAGAAATATAATCTGCCAGTGGGGCAAATGAGATTGAGTAAGCGGCACAGATATGGAAACAATGCGGGTAATAGTCGCTTTGTATTTTTTGACTGAATCTCACTTTTGTATTGCACAGTCTCCCTATAATCAATAGCTGGAGGATTGTTTAACTTCTGTACGATGCTAATAAGCATACACTTGATTTCATTAACACTACGTGATTCAC
The sequence above is drawn from the Polyodon spathula isolate WHYD16114869_AA unplaced genomic scaffold, ASM1765450v1 scaffolds_580, whole genome shotgun sequence genome and encodes:
- the lin28aa gene encoding protein lin-28 homolog A; amino-acid sequence: LSQSKLHMEGFRSLKEGEAVEFTFKKSAKGLESLRVMGPAGAFCVGSERRPKGKSVQKRRSKGDRCYNCGGLDHHAKECKLPPQPKKCHFCQSITHMVANCPIKAQQSSPSSQGKPTSVKGEEEEQSQAPLLPESSE